One window from the genome of Caldilineales bacterium encodes:
- a CDS encoding DUF2283 domain-containing protein: MKFNYYPETDSLYIELSENVGVDSQEVSPGIVLDIHMGGLARLP, translated from the coding sequence ATGAAATTCAATTACTACCCCGAGACTGACTCCCTTTACATTGAACTGTCGGAAAATGTCGGCGTCGACTCTCAGGAAGTGTCTCCCGGCATTGTTTTGGACATCCACATGGGTGGCCTGGCCCGTCTGCCATGA